GCCCGCGAGGGGCACATCCACTTCCCCGAGGTGCCGGCGGCGGTGCAGAAGGCGTTCGTGACCGCGCACGACATCACCCCCGAGTGGCACGTGCGGATGCAGGCGGGCTTCCAGGAGCACTGCGACAGCGCCATCAGCAAGACCACGAACTTCCCGCACGAGGCCACGGTCGAGGACGTGCGCGAGATCTACGAGCTCGCCTTCCGGCTGGGGACCAAGGGCGTGACCGTGTACCGCGACGGCAGCCGCGACGGGCAGGTGCTGTCGACGGGGGCGACGAAGACGCCGGCGCAGCAGCAGGCCGAGGTGGCGGAGCTGGTGGAGGTGCGCGCGAAGGCGGCGGAGGTGTTCGAGCGCGGCGCGAAGCTGGAGCGCGAGGTGGCGCGGCTGCGCGAGGAGCTGAAGCAGGCCGAGTTCCGCGAAACGCAGATCCGCCGGCACAAGCGCAAGCGCCCCAGCGTGCTGCGCGGCACCACGCGCAAGATGGGCTCGCCGCTGGGCGACGTGTTCGTGACCATCAACGAGGACGACCAGAACCACCCGTTCGAGGTGTTCGCCACGCTGGGGAAGGCGGGCTCCGTCGCCATGGCCGACGTGGAGGCGATCGGGCGGCTGATCTCGCTGGCGCTGCGCTTCGGGATCCCGGTGAACGAGGTCTACACGCAGCTGCGCGGCATCAGCTCCGACAAGGCGATCGGCTTCGGCGCCAACAAGGTGCACTCGGTGCCCGACGCGATCGCGCAGGCGATCGGACTGCGCGAGCAGGAGAAGGCGGGGGTGCAGCAGGAGCTGATCCCCGAGGCGGTGCTGCAGACCGAGAACGCGGCCGACCTGGCGATGGGCTTCACGCCGGCCACGGAGAGCAGCGGACCGCCGCAGCTCACGCTGGACTACCACGGCGGCGAGACCTTCATGGGCACCTGCCCCGAGTGCAAGAGCCAGCTCGAGTTCGCCGAGGGCTGCATGAAGTGCCACGTCTGCGGCTTCAGCGAGTGCGGGTGAGGCATTAGCTTGTACCTGCTGATGACGAGGTACGGACAGGCGGGCTTCCGGCGACTGCCGGGGGCCCCGCGTTCGTTAAGGAGGGAGGAGGATCGTATGGACCTGTCGCTGGACCTTGGGGCCGATTCCGCCATCGTTCCGCTGGAAGCTCCGCCGCGGACGCAACGTTATCCGCGGCTCCGGTACATGGGCTCCAAGTATCGTGTCGTTCCCCATCTTGCGGGGATTTTCTCCGATCTGAGGTTTGACCGCGCGCTCGATGCGTTCAGCGGCAGCGGCGTGGTTGCCTACGCGCTGAAGGAGATGGGCAAGGAAGTGGTCGCGAACGACTTCCTGACGTTTCCCTCCACGGTCGCGCGGGCAGTGGTGGAGAACGGGAGCACGCTCCTGGACCGGCACGACGTCGAGTACCTGCTCTCCCCGAACGAAGATGGCCGGGACTTCATCGCTCGCACCTTCGCCGGGCTCTACTTTCCGTCGGAGGATCACGCGTTCCTCGACGCCGCGTGGTCGCACGTGGATCGTCTCCCCGCCTACCAGCGCGATCTCGCGATCGCGGCGATGTGCCTTGCCGCCGCGCGCAAGCAGCCGCGCGGTGTCTTCACCATCACCGACTTCCGCTATGACGACGGGCGGAGGAACCTGCGGACACCGCTGCGCGAGCTCTTCGTGGAAGCTGTTCGCGACCTGAACCGCGCGGTGTTCGACAATGGGCGGGACAATCGGGTCTCATGCGGGGACGCACTGTCGCTGGACCCGGACGGCTTCGACCTCGTCTATTTCGATCCCCCGTACGCTCCGCCGCGCGACGACAGCGACTACATCAAGCGGTACCATTTCCTCGAAGGCCTCTCAGTGTACTGGCGCGGGCTGAAGATCATGGAGGAGACGGCGACGAAGAAGATCGAGAAGCGCTTCACGCCGTTCGCATACAAGCGCACCATCCGCCACGCGCTCGCCGAGCTGTTCCACCGCTTCCGGAACAGCACCATCGTGCTCTCCTACAGCTCGAACTCCGTTCCCGGCCAGCAGGAGGTCTACGAGGCGCTCGCGGCGGAGAAGGAGCACGTCGACGTCCACACGATCCCCCACCGTTACTCGTTCGGCACGCACGCGGCGGCGCAGCGCAGGGTCGTTGACGAGTACATTTTCGTGGGAAGGTGACTTCTGGTGCGTGCCGCAATCAGCTTTCCCGACCTGCTCACGTCACTCGCCGATCTTGGACGCGTCGTTCGGGAAAATCCCGAACTCCAGGCGCGCATCCAGTCGCTCGTGGAGGAACTACGTTCCATTGGCGAGCCGACGCGTGCGTCGCTCGCGGCGTTCGTGTCGAAGCACCCCGACTCCGTCCCCGTGCTTGCGACAGCCGCGGGGCTGACGCGCGAGATGCTCAAGAACCAGCTGCGGCACCGTTTAGGGTCGAGCAGCTGGACGAAGCTTGCACGAACGGATGCGGATCGTCTCGTCGAGATGCTCGACGAGTTTGACCTTGTGCAGCGGCTGTCGGAGCAGATGCGACGTAAGTGGACGTTCGCGGACGTGCTGCTAGAGCGGTATCTCTGGTCGCAGCGGGGCGCTTCCGGCGCGATCGGCAGAGGGAGGAGCGTCGAAGACCAGGTCGAGGCCGTCGTGCGCAAGCTGGGGTTGCCGATCGCGTTGCGGACGCAGTTCAAGGGGCGTGGCGGGACGTCCGCACCGTGTGACCTCGCCATCCCCGCGGGCGGCGAGCATGCGCAGATCGTGATCGCGATGAAGGGGTTCAACTCGACGGGCAGCAAGCTCAGCGATGCGGTGCGCGAGATCGTCGCGATGGCGGAAGCGCGCCTGCCGCAGCAGTTCGTGTTCGCGGTCGTGGACGGAATCGGCTGGAAAAGCCGTCAGGCCGATCTCCGCCGGATTTACGAGTTGTGGGAACGGCGCTCGATCGATGGCCTGTACACGCTTGCCCATCTAGACCGCCTCGAAGCCGATCTTCGCGCCGCAGCAATGCGGTTGGGGATGAACGACGATCGCCAGACTTGATCCGGAGTTCGCGACTGACGCGCCGTTCAGCGGAACGGGGGGGGGTGGAAATGAGGATCTTTCCAGGCGAAGTCGCCTGGTACGTGACGGGGCGGTTCTACGCGGGGGAGGGCGGATCCGCGTTCGATGCCGGGTATTTCCTGCACCTGCAGGGGATCGAGGGGGCACTGTTCAGCGGCGCGCCGGGCGAGGGGACGGCGTACCTCACCTTCCTGGCCGATCCGTTCACCGCGACCAAGGTGGCCAACGGCGACATCTCGCTGGGGCTGGACGCCGTCGGCGAGTTCGGCGTGTACCTGAACCGGGATCCGCGCGCCACCTTCGACGACCCCGCCACGTTCGGCGCGGGCGAGGAGATCGCGCGGTTCCGGCGCGTGAGCATGGTCGTGGGCGCCACCGTCGGCGCAGGTGAGGCGAACCGGCCGCTCTTCTCGTCGAACGTCTTCTCCGCGCGGCTGGTGCGGAGCCGCGAGTTCGAGCTGGGCGGGCGCCGCTACGACCTGCGCCGGCTGATGCCGAACGGCGTCACGCAGTGGGGGACCGCCGCCACCACCGCCACGGGAAGCTCCCCGGCCATCCCGTTCGTCGGCTCCGCCATCGCCATCGGCGGCGATCCGCGGCATCCCTGAGGCATCGGCCGGGCTCGTCATCCCTATCGCCCCGGGACGCGGGAGAAGACGTCCGGGCTCCCGCATCGAATCCCCCGCTCCACGTGTTCCTTGACCGGGCGCCCGCCCGGATGCACACTGCGTCCAGCCTCTCCGCAGGATCCCGCCGTCCCATCCCCGCTCCCCCGCTACCGCCATGCAGCAGATCAAGGGCACCATCCTGAAGTCGCGGCTCGCGTTCGTGGAGCAGCACTGGGGGCGCGAGGGTGTGGAGCGCGTGGTGGGCTCGCTCCAGGACGACGACCAGAAGGCGCTGCGCACGGTGCTGTCGGTGAAGTGGTACCCGTTCGAGATCGGCGAGCGGCTGGACGCGGCCATCGTGCAGGTGCTGGGCGACGGGAAGAGCGAGGTGTTCGAGCGGCTCGGCGCCGCCTCGGCCGACGCGAACCTGACCACGCTGCACAAGCAGTTCCTCAGCCCTGGCCGGCCGCACGTGTTCCTGGGCAAGGCGCCGCAGATCTACGGCTTCTACTACGAGACGGGGCGCCGCACCTACGAGCAGACCGGCGAAAGCTCGGGGGTGATGACGACGTACGAGGCCGAGACTTTCAGCGTGCCCGACTGCCTGACGGTGATGGGCTGGTACCGCCGCGCGCTGGAGATGTGCGGCGCCGGCGGCGTCTCGATCGTCGAGGAAGAGTGCCGCGCCCGCGGCGGCGGCGTCTGCCGCTACCGCATCGAGTGGAGCACCGTGGCCGACTGAGGCGAACGCCGCGGGATCGCGTCACGTCACAGTGAATCGGCGGCGGGAGGATGACAGATGAGGGTGATCACGGCGGCCGCCGCGGAGAACTTCCGTGGCGGCCGCAATTCGTTGTGTCTCGCCCACCCGGTCCATGATGTCCCCACCCGGTCCATGATGTCATCGAACGTTTCCATCCAGCGGAATGCAAACGAACGTTGACGATCCATGGATGTAAACGCTCCGCTTCTCCGCGCAAACCACCCTCTCCGTTGGGGATGCGGATATCCCGATGTCGCCCAGCGGGTTGGAAAGATGGGACGAAGCTGTTATCTTCCCTCCACGAAATGGCTCCGGCCGTCGATCCGCGCGAGCGGCGACGGCCGGAGCCGCGTGCTTCCACCGGGGCGAGGGCGGGCGGCGACGCTCGTACCACGCAGGGAGCCGTTCGTCCCGCGCGGGCCGCCGTTCATGCCCACGCGGGTGGATTCTTCGCGGAATTGCGACAAAATTCAATGCGTCGCGAGGAAACTTCGCGGCGGCGCCGGGCGTACACCGGTGCAACCTTCGGCAGTGCCTGGGCATCCCATGGGCATGTCGGAGCACCCCGCCGGCGCACCCGCCCCGGGCGACCGATCCGGGCACCGCGGCACGCCCCGGCGGACCTCAACCTTCTGAAACAGATCGTGACGATGAACCGCTTCGGTGGTACCCTCATCGCCCTTGCGCTGGCCGCCGCTTCCACGGCCGCCAGCGCGCAGACCGGCGCCCCGGGCAGCGCTCCTCCGTCCGGCGCGCGCCCTGGAGGCCCCCCCGGCGCGGCTGGGATGGCCGCCGCCGCGCAGGCCCAGGCCGGCGGCGAGATCCGCGGCTCGGTGCGCGACGCGCAGTCGGGCGCCGCGCTGGCGGGCGCCAGCATTGCCGTGCGCCGCAGCGCCGACTCGGTGCTGGTCACCGGCGCGGTCGCCCGCGCCGACGGCACCTTCCGCATCGAGGGGCTGCGCCCGGGCACGTACTACCTGCGCGTCAGCCGCCTTGGCTATACGACCGGCACGGTGAGCCGCGTGGTGGTCACCGGCCCGGCCGCCGTGGCCGACGCGGGCACGGTGCGCCTGGCCGCCGGCGCCGTGGGCCTGCAGGGCGTGACCGCCACCGCCGAGCGCTCCACCGTCATCTCCTCGCCCGACCGCACCATCGTGTCCACCAAGGACATGCCGGCGGTCACCGGCGGCAACGCCACCGACGTGCTGCGCAACGTTCCCGGCGTGGACGTGGACGGCGACGGCAAGGTTTCGCTCCGCGGCAACCAGAACGTGGCCATCCAGATCAACGGCCGCCCCGCGCCGCTCACCGGCGACGCGCTGACCAACTTCATCAAGCAGCTCCCGGCGAACCTGGTGGAGCGCGTGGAGGTGGTGCCCAACCCGTCGGCCAAGTACGACCCCGACGGGATGGGCGGCATCCTGAACATCGTCCTGAAGCAGAACACCGACCTGGGCACCAGCGGCGGGCTCACGCTGGGCGCGGGGACGGGCGACAAGTACAACGCCAGCGGGAACCTGGGGAGCCAGCACGGGCCGCTGACGCTGTTCGGCAGCTACGGCTTCAACCGCGACTCGCGCGTGTCCGACGGGTACAGCCTGCGCGAGCAGCACGAGGGCGGCGTGCCGCTGAGCTTCATCGAGCAGTTCAGCAGCGGCGACTTCGCCAACACCTCACACACGGTGAACGCCAACGGCGAGCTGAAGCTGGGCCGCCTGAACGTGCTGAACTCGTCGTTCATGCTGAACGCCCGCGCCGGCAACCAGGACTCGGGCAACGGCGTCACGCTGATGAACGGCTCGCACGGGGTGACCGGCGAGTACGACCTGCTGACCACCGGCCGCGCGCGCGGGCTGTCGACCGACTACGTGCTGGGCTTCAAGCGCACGCTGCAGCCCCAGCGCAACGAGATGTCCGGGCAGGTGCACTTCAACCGCTCGCGCGACCACTTCCTCTCGAACTTCACCGCCGTGCCGGGCGACGTGTTCTCGCCGGACCTGGCGGGCGACAGCCGCAACGACCTGTCGAACGTCACCCGCCAGCTGGACTGGCAGGCCGACTTCACGCGGCAGATCCTGGCCAACACCCGCCTCGAGGCCGGGTACAAGGGGATCCTGCGGCGGCTGACCAACGAGTACACGTCGGATTCCATCTTCGGCGGCGTGCCGGACCCGTCGCTGCGGCTGGTGAACGACTTCACCTACGACGAGAGCGTGCAGGCGGGGTACGCGCTGCTCACGCAGACCATCACGCCCAGGTTCTCGCTGCAGGGCGGGCTGCGCGCCGAGCGGGCGAGCACCACCTTCCAGCTGGCAAACGACCCGACCGAGTATCCGAACGACTACACCAGCTTCTTCCCCAGCGCGGCGGCCACGCTGCAGGTGGGGCAGAAGGACCAGATGCGGTTCAGCTACTCCAAGCGCATCAACCGCCCCAACACGTTCCAGCTGAACCCGTTCCCGATGGTGCAGGACCGCAACAACGTGTTCGTGGGCAACCCCAACCTGAAGCCCGAGTACACGCACGCGTACGAGGCCTCGTTCACGCACGCCACGCGCTTCGGCTCGCTCACCGTGACGCCGTTCTACCGCCACACGGTGAACGCGGTGCGCCGCTACCAGGCCTTCGGGACCGACGGGGTGGATACGACCACCTTCGCCAACCTGGCCACGGCCAACAGCTACGGCACCGACGCCAACGCGCAGCTGCGGCTGGGGAAGGTGAGCGGGTTCGTGGGCGCCAGCGCCTACAAGATCGTGACGGACGGGAGCAACGTGCAGAGCAGCCTGGGCGCCAACACCTTCACCTGGAGCGCGCGCGGCAGCCTGAACTTCAAGCTGAGCCCCAGCACCGACGTGCAGTGGTTCCAGTTCTACCGGCCCGCAATGGTCACCGAGCAGGGGCGGATGGGGGCGATGTCGATGGCCAACGTGGCGGTGCGCCAGAAGCTTTCCGACAAGGCGTCGCTGAGCCTGCGCGTGGCCGACCCGTTCGACTCGATGCGGTTCTCGTTCACCGCCAACTCGGACTCGTTCTCGCAGGTCCAGCGCCGGCAGTTCAACGCGCGCGCGGTGTACCTGTCGTTCAGCTACAACTTCGGCCACCCGCCGCGGCTGCGCACCCCGCCGCCGCAGCCGGACCAGCCGCAGCAGGACCCGACCGGCGTTCCGGGCCCGGGCGGGGAGTGAGCCTGGGGGATCAGGAGACAGGCGGGACAGATGTTCAGGGGGCCGCTTCCGATGCGTCGGGAGCGGCCCCGCTTCTTTCGACTGCGATGGTTCTCGGCGATCGAGCGTCGGCGCGTCCCCGTGGAGCCCGCGGGCCCTCCCCCCGCGGCTGGGGCCGCGTACCCCCTCCGGATAACGGGAGGGGGTAACTTCGATGGCGGCGCTCGGACGGTGGCGTACTCGTCGGTTTCGGTGTGATGCGTGGCCCAATCCAGCTTCCGCGGCGCACTCCGCAAGCTCCCTCGCGATGAGCTCTCCCCTCTCCCGCGGGCGGAGGGCCGGGGGGAGGGGGCCGGCCAGGCGGGCGGGATGTCTCCGCCCCGCACCGGAAGCCTCTCCTCTCGATCACGCCTCCCGCTTGTCTCGCTCCCGCGCGCGGCGTACGTTCCGCGCCCCCGGACGCACAGGCGGAACCCGAGCGAGATGTGGAGACGCAGGATGAAGGAGCGCGCGGAGCTGGAGCGCACCATAAGCGAGGCATACCGCGACCGGTCGCGGCTGGACCGGCACGAGGTGCACAACGCCGTCGACATGGCCATCGACCTCCTCGACCGCGGCGAGCTGCGCGTGGCCGAGAAGGCCGATGGCGAGTGGCGCGTGAACGCGTGGGCCAAGGAGGCCATCCTCCTCTACTTCGCCATGCGGCCGCTGGAGCGCGTGGAGGCCGGGGACCTGCGCTTCTTCGACAAGGTGCCCACCAAGCGCAACCTGGAAGAGCAGGGAATCCGCGTCGTTCCCCCCGGCGTGGCGCGCTACGGCTCGTTCCTGGAGCCCGGGTGCGTGCTGATGCCCGGCTACGTGAACATCGGCGCGTACGTGGGGAGCGGGACGATGGTGGACACCTGGGCCACGGTCGGCTCGTGCGCGCAGATCGGCCGGAACGTGCACCTCTCCGGCGGCGTGGGGATCGGCGGGGTGCTGGAGCCGCCCGGCGCGACTCCCGTCATCATCGAGGACGGCTGCTTCATCGGCTCGCGCTCCATCGTGGTCGAGGGCGTGGTGGTGGAGGAAGAGGCGGTGCTCGGCGCGAACGTCGTCCTCACCGCGTCCACCCCCATCGTCGACGTGACGGGGAGTGAGCCGGTGATCACGAAGGGCCGCATCCCCGCGCGCTCCGTGGTGATCCCGGGGTCGCTGCCGAAGGAGTTCCCCGCGGGGACCTTCCACGTCCCCTGCGCGCTCCTGATCGGCAAGCGCAAGGAGTCCACCGACCGCAAGACGTCGCTGAACGACGTGCTGCGCACCTTCAACGTGCAGGTGTGATGATCGGGATCCCGATTGCGGACGAGCTCGCGGGGCTGACGCTGGAGCTCTGCCGCATCCCCAGCGAGACGAAGCACGAGGCGGAGATCGCCACCTGGGTGCAGCATCGCTGCGTGGCCGCCGCCGGGGCGGAGGCGGTGAAGCGCATCGGCAACTCCGTCGTCTGCGATCCCTGCATCTCGTCGGAGGAGCGGGCGGCGCTGCCGGCCGTGGCGCTGGTGGGCCACCTGGACACGGTGAAGTGCGCCGAGAACCAGGACTACGCGGTGCGCGACGGGCGGGTGTACGGCTGCGGCGCCAGCGACATGAAGGCCGGCTGCGCGGTGATGCTGGCGCTGCTGGAGCGCTGGCGCGAGCTGAAGGGCGTGCGGCCGGTGTGGATCTTCTACGACGCCGAGGAGGGGCCCAGCGAGGAGAACGGGCTGCAGCCGGTGCTGGACAGCGGGGTGCTGCCGGCGCTGGACTTCGCGTTCATCCTGGAGCCCACCGACATGGGGCTGCAGCCGGGGTGCATGGGAACGATGCACGCCACCGTCACCGTGCCCGGCGTGCGGGCGCACAGCGCGCGGCCGTGGCAGGGCCAGAACGCCGTCTACCGCGCGCTGCCGCTGCTGGGGCGCTTCGCCGCGCTGGAGCGGCGCGCGGTGAGCTTCGGCGAGCTGACCTTCTACGAGGTGATGGTGGTCACGCAGACGCTGACGGAGAACTCCAAGAACGTGGTTCCCGACGCGCTGATGCTGAACGTGAATGTCCGCTTCGCCCCCGGCAACACCGCTGAGAACGCGGAGGCCGAGCTGCGCGCGCTGGTGGGCGGCGACGGCGTGGTGGAGATCACCGACTGCGCGCCCTCGGGCGACGTGCACCTGGACCACCCGCTGATCCGCGGGTGGCTGGCGCGCGAGAACCTGCCCGTGCGCCCCAAGCAGGCGTGGACCGACGTGGCGCGCTTCACCTCCAATGGCATCCCCGCGGTGAACTTCGGCCCCGGCGAGACCTCGCAGGCGCACCAGGCCAACGAGTGGTGCTCGGTGGAGTCGCTGGAGTTCTGCTACGCGGCGCTGCGGCGGTTCTTCGAGGGGCAGGAGGATTGAAAGATCGGCGGCGGGGGAGGTGGCGGTGCGCTTCGGATGCATCCGCGCCGCCCTCTCCCCGCGCCTTGGAGCGCTCGCCCTCTCCCGTTCCGGGCGAGGGGGGCTGTCCAGCTCTGGCGCACCCTGCAAAATCTGGTAGCGCCGAGGCTTCGGAGTGCCGGTGATGCTGGACAGCTACCTCTCCCGGTACGGGAGGTGGCGAGCCTGGGCGAGCCGGAGAGGGCGCGGTGCCGGAGCGGCGAGCTGATGCCAGTTCACCACCTCAATCCCAAGCGCACTCACGCACTTTCGCACTTTCGCACTTCGGTTAGATGAACCCACTCCTCGCCGGCATCGCCCCGTCGCTGATCCGCGCGATCAACGCCCGCAAGCGTCCGGGCGACATCGACCTGGGGCTGGGCGAGCCGACGCTGCGCCCCGATCCGGCGCCGTTCGAGGCCGCGCTCGCGCGCGTGCGCGACGAGGGGCTGCCGTACACGCCCAACGCCGGCGACTCCGCGCTCCGCGAGGCCATCGCCCGCTGCTTCGCCTTCCCGGCGATGGACGCCGCCGCGAACGTGTGCGTGACCGTCGGCTCCGAGGAGGCGCTGTACCTGGCGATCAAGAGCGTGCTCGACCCGGCGCGCGACGAGGTGCTGATCGTGGAGCCGTGCTACCTCGCGTATCCCAAGCTCTGCGCGCTGGAAGGCGTCCGCCACCGCACCGTCGCCCTCGACGCGGCCGACGGCTTCTGCCCGCGCGCGGACGCCGTGCTGGGCGCGCTGGGGCCCGACACGCGGATGATCATCCTCAACACCCCGTGCAACCCCACCGGCCGCGTCTGGCCCGCCGCCGAGCTGCGCGCGCTGGCGGACGGGCTGTCCGCGCGGCCCGGCGCGCCGGTGTACGTGCTGTCGGACGAGGTCTATCGCGAGCTGTACTACACGCCCGAGCGGCCGGCGTCGGTGGCGGACGTGTATCCGCACGCGCTGGTGGCGGGGTCGCTCTCCAAGAGCAACGCGCTCACGGGGTTGCGGCTGGGGTGGTTGATGGGCTCCGCGGAGGTGATCGGCGCGGCGACGAAGGTGCACCAGCTGGTGAACACGGCCGCCAGCACCTTCTCCAGCCACGTCGCGCTGGAGATCTTCCGCCGCCCGGAGACGCTGAGCGCGCACCGCCCGCTGTACGCGCAGCAGCGCGAGCTGCTGATGCAGTCGCTCACCCGCCACGGCGTGGCCCACGCGCCGGTGGAGGGCGCGTTCTACTGCTTCGTGCGCCTCCCCGGGCGCTGGGCGAGCGACTCGCTCGGCGCGGCCGAGCGGCTGCTGGACGAGCACCGCGTGGTCACCGTCCCCGGCATCGCGTTCGGCGCCGCGGGCGAGGGTTGGCTGCGCCTCTCCGGGGTCGCCGCGCCGGACGCGCTCGCCGCCGGCATCGAGCGCGTCGCCCAGTTCTTCGCCGCCTGACCATCTCCCGATAAAACGCGGACGGGCGCCCGCTGGGGCGCCCGTTTTCACTCCCGCCTTCGTCATCCTCCCCCCGACGTCATCCTGAGTCATCCCCGCGCGGCGCGCGTAGGGCGGATGAATGGAGATCGGTCGCGAGCGCCGAGGCTTCGGAGTGAGCGGATCAGCCTCGCGCAGTTTGCGAGGCTTCCCGTCGTTGTTGCTGCGACTTCAGTCGCCGGTGAGGAGGCCAGCCCGAGCACCTTCTATCTATCCAGCGGCGCATCAAAGCTTCTTCAGGCTGTCTTTGGAGATGTGCCGCAGGTTCAGCGTGTCCTTGGGCGCGCGCTTCAGCGGCTGGAGCGGCGGCGGGGGCGGGATCGTTTCCTCGACGAAGACGACGGTGCCCTCGAAGCGGGGGACGCGCCGCACCTCGGCGGCGGAGAAGGCTTCCGCGGCGAGCACCGCGCCAGGCGGCGGAGCCGAGTTCCCCACGAACACCCACATCGTGTCGCGGCGGATGGTGATGCTGTCGAAGCGCACGTCGAACCCGCCGCTCGTCTTCGCGCCCGTCCCGGCGAGGAGGATCATTTCCCGGCGGAAGTTCAGCAGCACCGTCTTGTCGACGACGAGCCGGCCGAGCACGGAAATCTCCGTCCAGTCGTCCTCGTCGCGGATGACGCAGCGGAAGGCGGGCTGCAGGAGCGTCGCGGTGTCGCGGTAGAAGAGCGTGGTGCGGATCGGCCGCGGGAACGCGCCCGCCAGCGGCACCGGCGCGCGATTGCGGCCGCCGGCCGGGCTCTGGCAGTAGTCCAGCATGTACGCCGCGGGCTCCATCGCCTCCGGCCGCTCCGGCTCCGGCGAGAAGAGGAGCCCCGCCGTCGGCGTCACGGGCGCGGCGACGGGCTGCGCGGCCAGCTTCTCGGCCGCCTTCTCGGCCTTCTCCGGCTTCCTGTGCGCGGGCGGCGGGTCCTGGCATGCCGCCACCGCCGCGCCCATCGCCATCAGCAGAACCGCTCCGAGCCGTCGCATCTCCATCCCGCCGCCGGGTCCGTCAGCCAGTCGCGCTCACGTGAAGGAGCGGGATCGCCTCCGCACGCGGG
Above is a genomic segment from Longimicrobium sp. containing:
- a CDS encoding pyridoxal phosphate-dependent aminotransferase, coding for MNPLLAGIAPSLIRAINARKRPGDIDLGLGEPTLRPDPAPFEAALARVRDEGLPYTPNAGDSALREAIARCFAFPAMDAAANVCVTVGSEEALYLAIKSVLDPARDEVLIVEPCYLAYPKLCALEGVRHRTVALDAADGFCPRADAVLGALGPDTRMIILNTPCNPTGRVWPAAELRALADGLSARPGAPVYVLSDEVYRELYYTPERPASVADVYPHALVAGSLSKSNALTGLRLGWLMGSAEVIGAATKVHQLVNTAASTFSSHVALEIFRRPETLSAHRPLYAQQRELLMQSLTRHGVAHAPVEGAFYCFVRLPGRWASDSLGAAERLLDEHRVVTVPGIAFGAAGEGWLRLSGVAAPDALAAGIERVAQFFAA
- the dapE gene encoding succinyl-diaminopimelate desuccinylase, which codes for MIGIPIADELAGLTLELCRIPSETKHEAEIATWVQHRCVAAAGAEAVKRIGNSVVCDPCISSEERAALPAVALVGHLDTVKCAENQDYAVRDGRVYGCGASDMKAGCAVMLALLERWRELKGVRPVWIFYDAEEGPSEENGLQPVLDSGVLPALDFAFILEPTDMGLQPGCMGTMHATVTVPGVRAHSARPWQGQNAVYRALPLLGRFAALERRAVSFGELTFYEVMVVTQTLTENSKNVVPDALMLNVNVRFAPGNTAENAEAELRALVGGDGVVEITDCAPSGDVHLDHPLIRGWLARENLPVRPKQAWTDVARFTSNGIPAVNFGPGETSQAHQANEWCSVESLEFCYAALRRFFEGQED
- a CDS encoding 2,3,4,5-tetrahydropyridine-2,6-dicarboxylate N-succinyltransferase, whose product is MKERAELERTISEAYRDRSRLDRHEVHNAVDMAIDLLDRGELRVAEKADGEWRVNAWAKEAILLYFAMRPLERVEAGDLRFFDKVPTKRNLEEQGIRVVPPGVARYGSFLEPGCVLMPGYVNIGAYVGSGTMVDTWATVGSCAQIGRNVHLSGGVGIGGVLEPPGATPVIIEDGCFIGSRSIVVEGVVVEEEAVLGANVVLTASTPIVDVTGSEPVITKGRIPARSVVIPGSLPKEFPAGTFHVPCALLIGKRKESTDRKTSLNDVLRTFNVQV
- a CDS encoding TonB-dependent receptor domain-containing protein translates to MNRFGGTLIALALAAASTAASAQTGAPGSAPPSGARPGGPPGAAGMAAAAQAQAGGEIRGSVRDAQSGAALAGASIAVRRSADSVLVTGAVARADGTFRIEGLRPGTYYLRVSRLGYTTGTVSRVVVTGPAAVADAGTVRLAAGAVGLQGVTATAERSTVISSPDRTIVSTKDMPAVTGGNATDVLRNVPGVDVDGDGKVSLRGNQNVAIQINGRPAPLTGDALTNFIKQLPANLVERVEVVPNPSAKYDPDGMGGILNIVLKQNTDLGTSGGLTLGAGTGDKYNASGNLGSQHGPLTLFGSYGFNRDSRVSDGYSLREQHEGGVPLSFIEQFSSGDFANTSHTVNANGELKLGRLNVLNSSFMLNARAGNQDSGNGVTLMNGSHGVTGEYDLLTTGRARGLSTDYVLGFKRTLQPQRNEMSGQVHFNRSRDHFLSNFTAVPGDVFSPDLAGDSRNDLSNVTRQLDWQADFTRQILANTRLEAGYKGILRRLTNEYTSDSIFGGVPDPSLRLVNDFTYDESVQAGYALLTQTITPRFSLQGGLRAERASTTFQLANDPTEYPNDYTSFFPSAAATLQVGQKDQMRFSYSKRINRPNTFQLNPFPMVQDRNNVFVGNPNLKPEYTHAYEASFTHATRFGSLTVTPFYRHTVNAVRRYQAFGTDGVDTTTFANLATANSYGTDANAQLRLGKVSGFVGASAYKIVTDGSNVQSSLGANTFTWSARGSLNFKLSPSTDVQWFQFYRPAMVTEQGRMGAMSMANVAVRQKLSDKASLSLRVADPFDSMRFSFTANSDSFSQVQRRQFNARAVYLSFSYNFGHPPRLRTPPPQPDQPQQDPTGVPGPGGE
- a CDS encoding DNA adenine methylase, coding for MDLSLDLGADSAIVPLEAPPRTQRYPRLRYMGSKYRVVPHLAGIFSDLRFDRALDAFSGSGVVAYALKEMGKEVVANDFLTFPSTVARAVVENGSTLLDRHDVEYLLSPNEDGRDFIARTFAGLYFPSEDHAFLDAAWSHVDRLPAYQRDLAIAAMCLAAARKQPRGVFTITDFRYDDGRRNLRTPLRELFVEAVRDLNRAVFDNGRDNRVSCGDALSLDPDGFDLVYFDPPYAPPRDDSDYIKRYHFLEGLSVYWRGLKIMEETATKKIEKRFTPFAYKRTIRHALAELFHRFRNSTIVLSYSSNSVPGQQEVYEALAAEKEHVDVHTIPHRYSFGTHAAAQRRVVDEYIFVGR